The sequence below is a genomic window from Leisingera sp. M658.
AACACCGTGGCCGCGCAGGGCGGTTTCGATATCCAGGGCAATCACTGCAGTTGCCGGGCAGCCGGAGTAGGTCGGGGTGACGCTGACCACGAGGGTTTCCCCTTCCCAAGCGACATCGCGGATGATGCCCAGATCCACCAGCGAGATCACCGGGATCTCCGGATCGGGCACAGCGTCGAGCCACTCCCAGATCTGGTTGATGCTTGGCTGAGTTGTCACTTGGCTCATGCGGTTTATCCTTGCTATGCACCGCCCGGACGATAGGCCGGGCAGCCCCCGACCTCCCCCACGGGAGGGGGCTTCACCCCCACCCGAGGCCGGGGGCCGCCCTCAGTTCTTTGGCCGTGGCCTTACCACTTGGCGCCGGGATAGGCGCGCTGCAGCCATTGCATCTGGGTCAGCAGATGGCCCAGGTGCTCGGTATGCATCGCGCCGGTGCGGCCGCCCTTATGGGCAAAACGGCTTTCCGGGATGGTCAGCGTTGCGTCGCCCAGGATGCGGGTGATCAGCGCGTCGTATTCCTCACGCAGGGAGGCCGGGTCGGGTGCGATGCCCGCTTTGACCATTTCCGCGTCCACGCTGTCGGACTGGAACATCTCACCCGCGTAGGGCCAGAGATAGTCCAGTGCTTCCTGCATGCGGCGGTGGCTTTCCTCAGTACCGTCGCCCAGGCCCACCACGGTATCGGCGGAACGTTCCAGGTGATAAGCCACTTCTTTCGAGGCCTTCTCGGCAATCGCGGCGACGCGTTCGTCAGAGGATTTCATCAGCCGGCCCAGCTGGATCGAATGCCAGGCATCGAACAGGAACTGGCGCATCAGCGTGCGGCCAAAGTCGCCGTTCGGCACTTCCACCAGCAGCACGTTGCGGA
It includes:
- the paaC gene encoding 1,2-phenylacetyl-CoA epoxidase subunit PaaC; translated protein: MTRPLNKDEAFTQFLLRMGDNTLILGHRVSEWCGHAPVLEEDIALANTALDMIGQTQMWLGLAAEVQGDGKSADDLAFLRDAWDFRNVLLVEVPNGDFGRTLMRQFLFDAWHSIQLGRLMKSSDERVAAIAEKASKEVAYHLERSADTVVGLGDGTEESHRRMQEALDYLWPYAGEMFQSDSVDAEMVKAGIAPDPASLREEYDALITRILGDATLTIPESRFAHKGGRTGAMHTEHLGHLLTQMQWLQRAYPGAKW